Below is a genomic region from Naumannella halotolerans.
GCGAGACCGGCAAGGGTCTGCCGGGTACGGGTGGCGGTCGAACACAACACCTGGTCGATCCGTGGCAGTCCCGGATCGGCCAGGGCCTGCCCCACCTCGGCGGCCTGCAGCCGGCCGCGCTCGGTCAGTGGCCGTTCGTGATCCAGCCCGCCAGGGGTGAAATCGGCCGCCTTCGCGTGCCGGAGCAGATACAGCGATCGCATCGCCCCAGCTTAGATTCCGCGCTCAGGCGACCGGTTCCAGCCCCCGTTTGCGCAACAACGGCCCCAGCTCCGGTTTCCGGCCGATCAACCGCTGGTGGGCGGCCAGTGGGTCGACACTGTCGCCGCGGGACAAGGTGGACTCGGCGAACCGGCGACCGCTCTCGACCTGCAGACCGCCGTTGGCGAGGAACCACTGCTCTGTCTCTGCGGCGAGTACCTCCGACCAGATGTAGGAGTAGTAACTGGCGGCGTACTGCCCGCCGAAGATGTGGTTGAAGTAGGTGCTGCGGTACCGCGGCGGAATCAGCGGATGAGCCAACCCGGCGGTCGCCAGCGCCGCCGCCTCGAAGGCCTCGACATCCTCGACCGCCGCGATCTCCTCGGTTCCCAGGCGGTGCCAGGCCAGGTCCAGTACGGCCGCAGCCAGGTATTCGATCGTGCTGTGGGCCGACTCCACCTCGACCGCCTCCCGGGCGGCCCGGGCCAACTCCGGCGAGATCGGCTCACCGGTCCGGTGATGCACCGCATAGTTGGCCAGGACCTCGGGATGGAAGGCCCACATCTCGTTCACCTGGGAGGGGAACTCGACGAAATCCGGGGGCACCGATGCACCGGACTGCGACGGGTACTCCACCGACGACAGCAGCCCGTGCACGCTGTGACCGAACTCGTGGAACAAGGTGATCAGATTGTCCACGCTCAGCAGCGACGGTTGCCCTGGCTCGGGTTTGTTCAGGTTGAGCACATTCACCACCACCGGGGTCTCGGCCAGTACCGAGGACTGGTCGACGAAGGTACTCATCCACGCTCCGCCGCGTTTCGAGCTGCGGGCGTGGAAGTCGCCGAGGAAGAGCGCGATGCTGTCTCCCGCGGTGTCGAAGACCTCCCAGACCCGGACATCGGGGTGATAACCGACCAGGTCGTCGCGTTCGACGAACTGCAATCCGTAGAGCTGCCCGGCGGCGAAGAAGATCCCGTGGGTGAGCACCCGTTCCAGTTCGCAGTACTCCTCGAATCGGTCGAGGTCGACTCCGGTCACCGACCCGCGCTGTCGTTCCAGCCAATAGGTGTAGTCGGAGGCCGCGATGACGGTTCCCGGGCTCACCGAGTCGGCATAGTCCTGTACCTGTTGCAGTTCGCGTTCGCCGGCCCGTACCGCCGCCGCTCCCAACCGGGTCAACAGCTCGTCGACGGCAGCAGGCGAGGGGGCGGTCTGTTCGGCGATCTCGTACGCGGCCGCATCGGCGTACCCGAGCAGCTCGGCCCGGCGCGCGCGCAGAGCGATGATCTCGGTGATCAATGCGCGGTTGTCGTGCTCCCCGTGCAGACAGCGGGTCACCGACGCCTCGAACACCCGTCGGCGAACGGCCGGATCGGTCAGTTCGGCCACCGCCGACTGGCTGCTGGGCAGTTCCATCGCGATCAACCAGCCCTGATCGTGGCCGGCCTCGACTGCGGCCTGTCTGGCCGCGGCCACCGCCGTCGCGCTGAGCCCGTCGAGTTCGGCTTCGTCGGTGATCAGCACCCCGGCGGTGTAGGCCTCGGCAAGTACGTTCTGCGGGAACTTGGTCGCCAACCAGGCCAGTCGGGCCGAGATCGTCCGCATCTCCTCCTGTGCCGAGGCATCCAGGCCGGCACCGGCGCGGATCGCGTCACGATGCTGCTTGTCCAGCAGCCGGAGTTGGGTCTCGGTCAGCCCGAGTTCGTCGCGGCGCTCGTACAGGGAATGGATCCGGGAGAACAACCGCGGGTCAAGGTTGATCGTGTCGGTGTGCTCGGCCAATGCCACGGCCAGGTCCCGGGCGATCGCATCGCGCTGGGGATTGGCGTCGGAGATCGCCAGGTTGGAGAAGATCCGACCCGCCCGGGCGAGTTTCTGGCCGGACAGTTCCAAGGCCTCGACGGTATTGGCGAAGGTCGGCGGTTCGGGGTCGGCGGCGATCTGGTCCACCTCGGCCAGGTGTTCGGCGATGGCTTGGGTGAAGGCCGGACGGAAGGCGTCGTCGGAGATCGCGGCGAAGTCCGGCAGGCCGTGTGGCAGCGAGCTGCGTTCGATCACGGCACGGATCGAGCCTGGGTCTGCGGTCGAGGTCTGGCCTGCGGTGGAGGTCGGCTCGGCGGGCTGGGTGGATGACATGACGGGCATCACTACTCCGGGTCGGGGCCTTCCATTCTGCCCCGCGGGATGATCGGCGTCATCAGCCGGCCGATCAGGCGAAGATGATCACGCCGAGCACCGAACCGGCCAGGGCGGCCAGCACACCACCACCGAGGTTCAGCACGATGTTGATCACCGCCAGTCGGTAGCGCCGATGGTGGAGCAGTCGGGCGGTGCCCAGGGAGAACGACGACCAGGTCGTCAGGACACCGATGAAACCGGTGGCCAGCAGGTAGTGGGCGTTCAGGTCCGCCCACCCGTGGAGTGCTCCGATGAGCAGGCTCCCGAGAAGGTTCGCGATCAACACCCCACGCGGCAGGACGTCGGGGTCGGCGGTGGCGAAGCGGTGCTCCAGCAGCGCCCGGCAGATCGCGCCGAGGGCCCCGAAGGTGGCCAACAACAGCGATTCGGTCATCGGCTCGCCTCGCGTACCCGGTCGGCGAGGAGCAGACCCAACAGCGCCAGCCCCGTGCCGAACACGACCTGTGCGCCGGCCAGCGCTAGGTCCGGCAATCCGGGCCCACCGGCGAGGACGACCGTCACCGCGGACAAGGTGGTGAACCCGCCCAGGAAACCCGTGCCCAGCAGCGGGATCGCCCACCGTTCACTGCTTGTGCCGGTGGCCAACCCGGCCAGCAGCCCGAGAGCGAAGGAGCCGGCGATGTTGATCGCGGTGATGACCGCGAAGGGGGAGCCGGCGAAGCCCAGGCCATCCCGGGCTAGAACGCCGAGAGCGCCACCGAGACCGACCAGAACCAGGGTTCTCCACGGCAGGGCCGGGCGGTCTTCGGTGGCGCTCATCGCGTGTCAGTAGAGGTTGACGTGCTTGTGCTCGAAGTGGGTGCCTTTGGCCCGTTCGAAGCTGGCCCGGATCTCCTCCTCGGCCTCCTTACGACCGGCGAAGGACGCACCCTCGACCGACTTGCCGGGCTCCAGGTCCTTGTAGACGGAGAAGAAGTGCTCGATCTCGCGCAGCGACAGATCGGGTACGTCCTCGAGCTCCTGCAGATGGTGGCGGCGGATGTCGGCCACCGGTACGCACAGCACCTTGTCGTCACCACCGGCCTCGTCGGTCATCTGGAACATGCCGATCGCGCGGCATTCGATCAGGCAACCGGGGAAGGTGGGCTCGGGGAGCAGGACCAAGGCGTCCAAGGGGTCGCCGTCCTCACCGAGGGTGCCTTCGATGAACCCGTAGTCGGAGGGGTACTGGGTGGAGGTGAACAGGGTCCGGTCCAGTCGGATCCGGCCGGTCTCGTGGTCCAACTCGTACTTGTTCTTGTGACCCTTGGGGATCTCGACCGTCACATCGAAGGTGAATGCCTTCGCCTGTTCGGACTCCGGGGTCCGGCTGGACTCGTACTCTTCTGTCACGCTTGGCCCTTTCTCTGCGGTGCCGTAGTGGACCGAGGGTAGCGTCAGTGGCGCCCCGGAGCAGAATGAGTTCGCCGTTCGAGCCTTCCGCTCGCCGTCGTCCGCGCCCGGTGGGCCGGACCGGTCTGCGATCATGGGCCGGTGTCGGGATCGCGAACCAGCCGGATCGGACCGGCCCTGCTCTGGGTGATCGGGCCGAGCCTGGCGCTGGTGCTGCTGGTCGGCTTGGGCACCGGCATCCTGCCCCGGCAGCTGCAGCAGACCGGTCGCGAGTGGGGAGCACTGCCGCCGGTGGCCGCCGCCACCCTGCCGCCGGGGGCCTTCACCCCGGCCGAACCGGTCGCACCGGCCGCCACCCCCGAACCGGTGTTGCCTGCGGCGGATTCCCCGACACCCGTGGACGCCGATCGGCTGGCGGAGCGGTTGGCCGATGCCGGCAGCACCGGTGGCGACGTCGCGACGGTGGTGATCGATCCGGCAACCGGCGACCAGGTCCAGGCCGAGAATGCCGAGCGGCCGATGATCCCGGCCTCGACGCTGAAGCTGCCGGTCTCGGCGGCCGCGCTGCAGGCCTTCGGCGCCGACCACCGGTTCAGCACCACGGTGGTGATGCCGACCGCCGAGCCGACCGCCCCTGAGGAGCCCGGGCAGCCCGAGGTGCCGCAGATCGTCCTGGTCGGCGGCGGCGACCCGTACCTGCTCGACCAGGGGCTGGGTGCCGATGGCGAACGGCCCGAGGAGGCCGCCGGCATCGACGAACTGGCCGAACTGACCGCCGGGGCGCTGGCCGCCGACGGGGTCACCGAGGTCGCGCTCGGCTTCGATGCCGGCCTGTTCGGCGGGCCGGACTGGAACGAGGACTGGCCGGAGAACTATCGCAGTCAGGTGACGCCGATCAGCGCCCTGTGGCTCGACGGCGGATTCGGCGCCGACCGTACCCGTCCGTCCGAACCGGCGCGCGAGGCTGCCGAGGTCTTCGCCGAGGCGCTGGCCGACCACGACATCGAGGTCACCGAGACCGGCCCGGCAACCGCCCCGGCAACCGCCCGGACGCTCGCGGAGGTGTCGTCGATGCCGCTGCGGCTGATCGTCGAGCGGGTGATCAGCCACTCCGACAACAACGCCGCCGAGGTGCTGCTGCGCCAGCTCGGCACCCTCGTCTCCGGTGACGGCTCCTTCGAGGCCGGGACCGCCCGGTTGCTGCAGGTGCTCGACGAACTGGGGCTCGACACCGATGGCGCCGAGTTGCGGGACGGTTCCGGTCTGTCGCGGGAGAACCGGTTGTCCACCGCCGCGGTGGTCGAGTCGATCGAACTGGGGGTGGTCGACGACAACTACCGTTCGCTGCTGACCGGGATGAGCGTCGCCGGCGCCGAGGGCACCCTGCGGCAGCGGTTCGTCGAACCCGGAACCGATCCCGGGCGGGGTGAGGTACGGGCGAAGACCGGCACCCTGCGGCAGGTCCATGCACTGGCCGGGTACGTGATCGACGACGACGGCGGACTGCTCGTGTTCGCCTTCGTGATCAACGGTGACGCCCCGGAGAACGACTACGAGAACCGGACCTGGTTGGAACGGATGGCAGCAGAACTTGCCGGCTGTGGGTGCCGCTGAACCCGGCTGGCTAGATTGGAGAAGGCGCAGGAGCGCCGGGACGAGCGAGGTGCGGCCGGCATGGATGTGAGCGTTGACCAGCGATTGGCCCGGGCGACCGCGCTGGCCCTGGTCCGACCGGGGCCGAAGCTCACCGCCGAAAAGGCGCGCGAGGTGGTGGCCGATCTGCGCAGCAGTGCCGAGCAGGCAGCCGACCATGTCGGCCGGATCACCGGGCTGCAGGTGCCGCCGGCAGACCCGGCGGTGGCGGTGATCGACCGGCCAAGCTGGATCCGCTCCAACCTGGCGATGATGGGCGAACTGCTGGCCGGACCGGCCGGAGCGTCTCGGCCCTCGGTGGCCGAACGCGCGTCGTCGGTGCAACTCGGGGCGATGATGGCCTTCCTGTCCGGGTCGGTGCTGGGCCAGTTCGATCCGTTCGGGGATCCCCAGCGGCTGTTGCTGGTCGCGCCGAACATCGTGTCGGTACAGCAGAAGCTCGGGCTGCGGGCACACGACTTCCGGCTCTGGGTCTGCCTGCACGAGGAGACCCATCGGGTGCAGTTCACCCATGCGCCGTGGCTGGCCGACCATCTGCGCGATCACCTGCGCAGTTTCCTCGACAATCTGCAGCCGGGCGGGATCTCCATGATCATCGGCGGTGCCGACTATCTGCAGCAGATCGCCCGCAACAGTGGTCAGGAGGAGGTGCTCGACCAGCTGGTGGCGACGATGTCGCTGCTGGAGGGGCACGCCGATGTGATCATGGACGAGGTCGGGCCCGCGGTGGTGCCGACGGTACGGACCATCCGCCGCCGCTTCGACGCCCGCCGACAGGCCAAGGGGTTCGCCGCAGTGATCCGCAAGGTCTTCGGGCTGGATGCCAAGCTGCGCCAGTACACCGAGGGCGCGGCCTTCTGCCGGGCCGTGATGGCCGAGGTCGGGATGAGCGGCCTGAACCACATCTGGACCTCCCCGAACACCCTGCCCAATGCGGCCGAGATCGCCGAACCGACGTTGTGGCTGTCCCGGATGGGGAGTCTTCCCCGGGTCTGATCGGTCAGATCGGTGCCACACTGGGGCATGGCCTACCGTGCCCTCGGCCCCAACGCCCACGCCGTCACCAAGGCGGTACGAAATCTGCTCGCCGATGAGGACGAGGTGACCTCGGTGACGGTCGCCTGTTCGGGAGGCCCCGACTCCCTGGCACTGGCCGCGGCCACCGCCCAGCTGGTCGACGAACTGCGGATCGTGATCGTCGACCACGGTCTGCAACCCGGTTCGGACGAGGTGGCCGCCGGGGTACGCCGGCAGCTGCGGGCCTGGCAGGAGCGGCGCAGCCGTACCGAACCCGATGCCGAACAGCAGGTGCTGGAGATCCTGGTGGCGAAGGTCACCGTCGCCTCCGGTCCCGGCGGACCGGAGGCGTCGGCACGCAACGCCCGGTACAAGGTGCTGGACGATGTCGCCGCCGCCACCGGCGGGCTGGTGCTGTTGGGGCACACCCTGGACGACCAGGCCGAACAGGTGCTGCTGGGACTGACTCGCGGGTCGGGGGCGAGATCCCTGGCCGGGATGCCGGTCGCGCGCGGGCCGTACCGCCGTCCGCTGTTGGGGGTCCGGCGGGCCCAGACCGCGGCCGCCTGCGACGAGTTCGGTCTGCAACCGTGGTACGACCCGCACAACGACGATCCCCGTTTCACCCGGGTGCGGGTGCGTACCCGGGTGCTGCCGGTGCTGGAGGACCAGCTCGGTCCCGGGGTCGCCGAGGCACTGGCCCGCTCGGCCGAACAACTCGCCGTCGACGACGACCTGCTCTCGACCCGAGCCGGTGAGGTCGCCGACATCGACTTCCTGCCGGTGGCGCTGATCAGTCCCGAACATCCGGCGATCCGGCGGCGGATGATCCGCGCCTGGCTGATCCACCACGGGGCGAGCGACCTGTCGATGGCCAACATCGTGGCCGTGGAGCGGCTGGTCACCCACTGGTCGGGACAGCGTTTCGTGGAAGTCCCGGGTTTGAAGGTCGCCCGCTCTGGGGGAATCCTGCAGGTTGTGCCAGAGTGAGTTTTCGTGGATACCCCTGACATCGCCGGCGACATCGCCCACGAGCTCTACACCCCCGAGCAGATCGCCGACCGTCTCGCCGAGATCGCTGCCGAGATCGACTCCGACTACGCCGACACCGAGCCGCTGCTGGTGGGTGTGCTGAACGGCGCCGTGATGGTCATGGCCGACCTCGCCCGGGCACTGAAGTCGCACTGCCAGATGGACTGGATGGCGGTGTCGTCCTACGGATCGGGCACCCAGAGCTCCGGGGTCGTCCGGTTCCTGAAGGACCTCACCACCGACATCTCCGGTCGCGATGTGCTGGTCGTGGAGGACATCATCGACACCGGGCTGACGCTGTCGTACCTGGTGTCGAACCTGAAGTCCCGGGGGCCGAACAGCCTGGAGATCATGACCATGTTCCGCAAGCCGGAGGCGCTGCAGAACTCGGTCGAGGTGAAGTACGTCGGTTTCGACATCCCGAACGAGTTCGTCGTCGGCTACGGGCTGGACTACGACGGCCGGTACCGCAACTACCGCGGGTTGAGCACCCTGGATCCGAAGGTCTACTCGTAATAGTTGGTCGCCCTCCGGGCGACGGCCGGTCGCGCTTTCCGCCGTTCCTTCGTCGGCGCATCGAAGCGGTTGTCGGTGGCGCTGCCGCCGCCTGGGTGGCTTCGATGCGTCTCCTGCAGGATCGGCGACGCTCGACCGGGGTACGGATAGTTGGTCGCCCTCCGGGCGACGGCCGGTCGCGCTTTCCGCCGTTCCTTCGTCGGCGCATCGAAGCGGTTGTCGGTGGCGCTGCCGCCGCCTGGGTGGCTTCGATGCTTCTCCTGCAGGATCGGCGACGCTCGACCGGGGTACGGATAGTTGGTCGCCCTCCGGGCGACGGCCGGTCGCGCTTTCCGCCGTTCCTTCGTCGGCGCATCGAAGCGGTTGTCGGTCGCGCTGCCGCCGCCTGGGTGGCTTCGATGCTTCTCCTGCAGGATCGGCGACGCTCGACCGGGGTACGGGTGTGGGTTCTGGTCAATCTGTGTGTGTTGACGCGCACGAAGTGACCAGAGGTTGTGGGCCGAACCGCCTGCGGGACCGCCCGGCGTGGCCGGAGTTACCGTCGCGCCCTCCGAGGGGTACGGCTCGGCGGGTCGCGGCGAGCCAGTATCGCCACCTGCTGCGGCAATGCGGTACAGCTTGCCGGAGCCGGGTAGTCTCAGGGTGCTCGTATCCCATCGTCAAGGCACTCAATGAACTTTTCGAAGCTGTTCCGTGGACCGTTGCTGTGGATCCTGCTTGCCCTGCTCGCGCTGGTCGTCGTCTTCGACCTGGCCGGCCGGGCGACCGGATTCCAGGAGCAGCCCACCTCACAGGTGATCCAGCTGATCGACTCCGACGATCCGCTCGCCGAGGTCGAGCTGATCAACGAGGAGCAGGAGATCCGGGTGACGACCGCCGGCACCGAGCCGCAGAAGGTCAGCGCCCACTGGGTCGGGACCCAGTCCGACGGGATCGTCGAACGGCTCGAGCAACGGGTCGCCGACGGCTCGCTGACGACTTGGAGTGTCAGCAACCCCTCGCCCAACTTCTTCACCGCGGTGCTGCCGTGGCTGTTGCCGTTGCTGATCATCGGTCTGCTGTTCTTCTTCCTGATCAATTCCGTGCAGGGCGGCGGCAGCCGGGTGATGCAGTTCGGCAAGTCGAAGGCCAAGGTCGCCAACAAGGACACCCCGAAGTCGACCTTCGCCGATGTCGCCGGTGCCGACGAGGCGATCGAGGAACTGCAGGAGATCCGCGAGTTCCTCTCCGAACCGGCCAAGTTCCAGGCCGTCGGGGCGAAGATCCCCAAGGGGGTGCTGCTTTACGGTCCGCCCGGTACGGGCAAGACGCTGCTCGCCCGCGCCGTCGCCGGTGAGGCGAAAGTCCCCTTCTTCTCCATCTCCGGTTCCGACTTCGTGGAGATGTTCGTCGGTGTCGGTGCCTCCCGGGTTCGTGACCTGTTCGAACAGGCCAAGGAGAACGCCCCGGCGATCATCTTCGTCGACGAGATCGACGCCGTCGGTCGGCACCGCGGTGCCGGCATGGGCGGCGGACATGACGAGCGCGAACAGACCCTGAACCAGCTGCTGGTGGAGATGGACGGATTCGACGTCCGCGGTGGCGTGATCCTGATCGCCGCCACCAACCGTCCCGATGTACTGGACCCGGCGCTGCTGCGTCCGGGCCGGTTCGACCGGCAGATCGCCGTCGAGGCGCCCGACCTGGCCGGACGCACCCAGATCCTGCAGGTGCATGCCCAGGGCAAGCCGCTGGACGACAGCATCGACCTGACCTCGGTCGCCCGCCGGACGCCGGGGTTCACCGGTGCCGATCTGGCCAATGTGCTGAACGAGGCCGCCCTGCTGGCAGCCCGGTCGAACAAGCAGGTGATCACCGCCGAGTTCATGGACGAGGCGATCGACCGGGTGATCGCCGGACCGCAGAAGCGGACCCGGTTGATGAACGAGCGGGAGAAGCTGATCACCGCCTACCACGAGGGCGGCCATGCCCTGGTGGCGGCGGCGATGCCGGCCACCGACCCGGTGCAGAAGGTGACCATCCTTCCCCGTGGCCGGGCGCTCGGCTACACGATGGTGATGCCGGACAACGACAAGTACTCCAACACCCGCAACGAACTGCTCGACCAGCTCGCCTACATGATGGGTGGGCGGGCTGCTGAGGAACTCGTCTTCCACGACCCGACCACCGGCGCCGCCAACGACATCGAGAAGGCGACCAAGGTTGCCCGGGCGATGGTCACCGAGTACGGCATGACCGAGCGGCTGGGCGCGATCAAGCTCGGCTCCGGTGATTCCGAGCCGTTCCTCGGCCGGGACATGGGTGGCGGCGGTGGCCGCGACTACTCCGAGGAGATCGCCGCGATCGTCGACGACGAGGTCTCGACGCTGGTCAGCAATGCCCACAACGAGGCCTTCCAGGTGCTGGAGGCCAACCGGGACGTGCTGGATGAGCTGGTACGCCAGCTGTTCGAGAAGGAGACCCTGGACAAGGCGCAGGTGGCGAAGGTCTTCGAACCGCTGCGGCGTTGGCCGAAGCGGCCGGCCTGGACCGGTTCGGACGATCGCAAGCCCAGTGACCTGCCGCCGGTGGAGCCGCCGCCGAGCCCGAAGCAGCCGGAGGTCGAGCACGTACCGGCCGGTGCGCCGCTGCCCCCGGGACACCAGGCGGGCAATCCGCAGCCGCCGGCCCCGGGCGGGCATCCGGGCCCGACCTATCCCGCACCCGGCCAGCCGGGCCCCTACCCGGGCCCGAACGGCGGGCCGCAGGGGCCGAGCTACCACAACCCGTACCCGAACGGCCCGGACACCAACGGCCACGGCGGCCAGCCACCCACGTCACGCTGAACCGGGCTGTCGTCGCTGCCCAGAATGCCCGTCCCGCGGTTGGCGGACGGGCATTCTTGTATCAACGCTGCCGCCGGTGGCAGCCGCAGCTGTCTCGGTGTTCGATCTCGTTCGGCAGCCGGACCAACCGTCTCGGTGCGAGCGGGTCCTGCAATCGCCGGTACAGCAGCTGGAACGCCTGAGCGCCGACGGCGACAAAGGGTTGGGCCACGGCGGTCAGCGGCGAACTGAACACCTCCGCTCCCTCGAGATCGTCGAAGACGACCACCGCAATGTCGTCGGGTATGCGCAAACCGGCATCACGTACGGCGAGCAGGACCCCGATCGTCATCGCATTGTTGGCCGAGAACAGACCCGTCGGCGGGTCCGGGTGGCTCAGCAGGGTTTCGGTCGCCCGCCGTCCACCATCAACCGTCGACCGGCCGGAGACGATCAAGGACGGATCGACCGGGACCTGGGCATCGAGATGGGCCTCACGGTATCCGGCGATTCGCTCGGTGGTCGTCGAGATCCCATCCACGCCGGTGATCATGCCGATCCGCCGGTGGCCGATCTCCAACAGATGATCGACCAGTGCTCGGGAGGCACCTTGGCTCTCCGTGGTCACCTGATCGCAGCGCACGTCGTCGGTACGGTCGACCAGGACGAACGGCAGCTCGTGATGTCGAAGGATGGGCAGAGTCACGCTCTGCCAGTCCCTTGTCGGAGCGATGATCACGGCGTCGACCCGGTGACTGACCAAAGTGCGTACCGCCTCCTCCTCCCGGGCGGGATCGTCATGGCTGTCGCACAACAGGACCGCGAAACCGTTCCTACTCGCCTCGCTGTCGACTCCGTGGATGATCTCACCGCAGTAGGGGTTGGATGCGGCTGTCGTGACCAGGCCCACGGCCCGGTTCTTCGGCGCTGCCGCACGGGCCGGTCGACCCAGCTCGGAGAGGGCCTGTTCGACAGCACGCCGCGTTTGCGGGGCGACGAATCTGGTGCCATTGATGACATGCGAGACGGTGCTGATGGACACGCCGGCACGTTCGGCCAGATCGGCCAGCCGTGGCGCACTGCCTCGTGGAGCCATGGGTCCATTAGCGACCCTCCCTGCGGCTTGCGCAACCTTTGCGCAAACGGATGCCCCCCGGGGTTCACCGCAACTACTGTGACCGAAAACCGTCGCCCGACAGTGGGGTGACGACGCAACGGACAAGACAAGGGAGTCTTTCGGATGAAGCAATTCTCCAGGCCGGGACTGGCTGTGGTGGCTGCGGCCGCATCCTTGAGCATCGCGCTCACGGGATGCACCGAATCGAGAACAGTCGAATCCGCACCGGTCGGTGCAGACGGCGGGCCGGTGAAGATCGGTCTGGTGACCAAGACCGAGACGAATCCCTACTTCGTGAAGCTCCGGGAGGAGGCGACGGCGGCCGCCGAGGCCAATGGCAACGAGCTGATCGCGCTGTCGGGGAAGTTCGACGGCGACAACGATGGCCAGATCGCCGCGGTGGAGAACCTGGTGCAGCAAGGGGTATCGGGGATTCTGATCACTCCCTCGAATGCCACCGGGATCCTGGATGCGATCGAGAAGGCGGAGGCTGCCGGGATCGTGGTGATCGCCCTCGACACCGAGACCGACCCGGCCGATGTCGTCAGTGCCACCTACGCCACGGACAACACCGAGGCAGGTCGACTGCTCGGTGCGTACATCAAAGCTCGGCTCGGGGACACCCAGCCACAGATCCTGACCATGGACCTGGACCCGTCGGCCTCTGTCGGGGTTCAGCGCCGCACAGGTTTCCTGGAGGGCATGGGCGTGCCCGAGGACTCACCGGACATCCTCGGTAGCGCTATCACCCAGGGTGACCAGACCAAGGCCCAACAGGGAGCGGAGAACCTCCTGCAGCGAGTCGGCGAGCAGGTGAACGTGGTCTACAACATCAATGAGCCGGCCGCCCGTGGTTCGTATCAGGCACTGAAGGACCGCAACCTGACCGACCGGGTCTTGGTCGGTGCGATCGACGGCAGTTGCGAAGGCGTGCAGGATGTGGCCGATGGCGAGTTCGCGGCGACCGTGATGCAGTTCCCCAAGGAGATGGCCGTACAGGGGGTCGCCGCGGTGGAGACCTATGCCGCCACCGGTGAGAAGCCCTCCGGGTTCATCGACACCGGTGCCATGTTGATCACCGACGACCCGGTGGACGGCATGGAATCACAGGACACCGCCTGGGGCGCCGAGAACTGCTGGGGCTGACATATGTCTGCACCACTGGTGATCGAAAAGGATCGTTCCCTGGTCACGCGACTCAGTACGGTCTTCGCTCGCAATCCCGTCCTTGGGCCCGGGCTGACCCTGTTGGTCGCGGTGATCGTCTTCTCGGCAGCTACGACCACCTTCTTCAGCGCGGACAATTTCTCCCTGATCATCCAGCAGTCATTGGTCATCGGTACGCTGGCCCTGGGTCAGACCTTGATCATTCTGACAGCGGGCATCGATCTCGCCAACGCCGCGATCATGGTCTTCGGAACGCTGCTGATAACGAAACTCGCGACCGGTGGCTGGCCGAGTGCCGG
It encodes:
- a CDS encoding M3 family metallopeptidase, which codes for MSSTQPAEPTSTAGQTSTADPGSIRAVIERSSLPHGLPDFAAISDDAFRPAFTQAIAEHLAEVDQIAADPEPPTFANTVEALELSGQKLARAGRIFSNLAISDANPQRDAIARDLAVALAEHTDTINLDPRLFSRIHSLYERRDELGLTETQLRLLDKQHRDAIRAGAGLDASAQEEMRTISARLAWLATKFPQNVLAEAYTAGVLITDEAELDGLSATAVAAARQAAVEAGHDQGWLIAMELPSSQSAVAELTDPAVRRRVFEASVTRCLHGEHDNRALITEIIALRARRAELLGYADAAAYEIAEQTAPSPAAVDELLTRLGAAAVRAGERELQQVQDYADSVSPGTVIAASDYTYWLERQRGSVTGVDLDRFEEYCELERVLTHGIFFAAGQLYGLQFVERDDLVGYHPDVRVWEVFDTAGDSIALFLGDFHARSSKRGGAWMSTFVDQSSVLAETPVVVNVLNLNKPEPGQPSLLSVDNLITLFHEFGHSVHGLLSSVEYPSQSGASVPPDFVEFPSQVNEMWAFHPEVLANYAVHHRTGEPISPELARAAREAVEVESAHSTIEYLAAAVLDLAWHRLGTEEIAAVEDVEAFEAAALATAGLAHPLIPPRYRSTYFNHIFGGQYAASYYSYIWSEVLAAETEQWFLANGGLQVESGRRFAESTLSRGDSVDPLAAHQRLIGRKPELGPLLRKRGLEPVA
- a CDS encoding fluoride efflux transporter FluC: MTESLLLATFGALGAICRALLEHRFATADPDVLPRGVLIANLLGSLLIGALHGWADLNAHYLLATGFIGVLTTWSSFSLGTARLLHHRRYRLAVINIVLNLGGGVLAALAGSVLGVIIFA
- a CDS encoding FluC/FEX family fluoride channel, producing MSATEDRPALPWRTLVLVGLGGALGVLARDGLGFAGSPFAVITAINIAGSFALGLLAGLATGTSSERWAIPLLGTGFLGGFTTLSAVTVVLAGGPGLPDLALAGAQVVFGTGLALLGLLLADRVREASR
- a CDS encoding inorganic diphosphatase; translation: MTEEYESSRTPESEQAKAFTFDVTVEIPKGHKNKYELDHETGRIRLDRTLFTSTQYPSDYGFIEGTLGEDGDPLDALVLLPEPTFPGCLIECRAIGMFQMTDEAGGDDKVLCVPVADIRRHHLQELEDVPDLSLREIEHFFSVYKDLEPGKSVEGASFAGRKEAEEEIRASFERAKGTHFEHKHVNLY
- the dacB gene encoding D-alanyl-D-alanine carboxypeptidase/D-alanyl-D-alanine endopeptidase, translating into MSGSRTSRIGPALLWVIGPSLALVLLVGLGTGILPRQLQQTGREWGALPPVAAATLPPGAFTPAEPVAPAATPEPVLPAADSPTPVDADRLAERLADAGSTGGDVATVVIDPATGDQVQAENAERPMIPASTLKLPVSAAALQAFGADHRFSTTVVMPTAEPTAPEEPGQPEVPQIVLVGGGDPYLLDQGLGADGERPEEAAGIDELAELTAGALAADGVTEVALGFDAGLFGGPDWNEDWPENYRSQVTPISALWLDGGFGADRTRPSEPAREAAEVFAEALADHDIEVTETGPATAPATARTLAEVSSMPLRLIVERVISHSDNNAAEVLLRQLGTLVSGDGSFEAGTARLLQVLDELGLDTDGAELRDGSGLSRENRLSTAAVVESIELGVVDDNYRSLLTGMSVAGAEGTLRQRFVEPGTDPGRGEVRAKTGTLRQVHALAGYVIDDDGGLLVFAFVINGDAPENDYENRTWLERMAAELAGCGCR
- a CDS encoding zinc-dependent metalloprotease, with the translated sequence MDVSVDQRLARATALALVRPGPKLTAEKAREVVADLRSSAEQAADHVGRITGLQVPPADPAVAVIDRPSWIRSNLAMMGELLAGPAGASRPSVAERASSVQLGAMMAFLSGSVLGQFDPFGDPQRLLLVAPNIVSVQQKLGLRAHDFRLWVCLHEETHRVQFTHAPWLADHLRDHLRSFLDNLQPGGISMIIGGADYLQQIARNSGQEEVLDQLVATMSLLEGHADVIMDEVGPAVVPTVRTIRRRFDARRQAKGFAAVIRKVFGLDAKLRQYTEGAAFCRAVMAEVGMSGLNHIWTSPNTLPNAAEIAEPTLWLSRMGSLPRV
- the tilS gene encoding tRNA lysidine(34) synthetase TilS, whose product is MAYRALGPNAHAVTKAVRNLLADEDEVTSVTVACSGGPDSLALAAATAQLVDELRIVIVDHGLQPGSDEVAAGVRRQLRAWQERRSRTEPDAEQQVLEILVAKVTVASGPGGPEASARNARYKVLDDVAAATGGLVLLGHTLDDQAEQVLLGLTRGSGARSLAGMPVARGPYRRPLLGVRRAQTAAACDEFGLQPWYDPHNDDPRFTRVRVRTRVLPVLEDQLGPGVAEALARSAEQLAVDDDLLSTRAGEVADIDFLPVALISPEHPAIRRRMIRAWLIHHGASDLSMANIVAVERLVTHWSGQRFVEVPGLKVARSGGILQVVPE